In the Acidimicrobiales bacterium genome, AATGGGGCTTCGTGCCCACCGACGCCGCCTACCGCACGTCGGTCGCGGGCCTGTACGCCGCCGGCGACGTCCGCGCCGGCTCGACCAAGCAGCTGGCCTCCGCCGTCGGTGAGGGGGTGGCGGCGCTGCTGTCGATCCGCACCTACCTCCAGGAGCACCACCACCTGATGAGGGTGGACGTCAATGCCTGATCCAATCCCGCCGGCCCTCCGGTCCGTACATCTGTCGTGAGCACGCAGCCGGGCCTGCCCGCCGAACGCCTCTCCGACGAGGCCCTGCTGGCCGGCCTCGCCGCGGGCGACTCCGACGCGTCGGTGGCGTTCGTGCGCCGCTTCCAATCGCGGGTGTTCGGCCTGGCCCTCACCATCGTTGGCGACGCCGGCGCCGCCGAGGACGTGGCCCAGCGCGCCTTCGTGCAGGCCTGGCGCCACGCCGCCACCTTCGACCCCCGCCGGGGCTCGGCCCGGACCTGGCTCACCACCATCACCCGCAACCTGGCCATCGACTCCCTCCGCGTCCGGCGGGGCGTGCCGGTCGACCCCGAGCAGCTCACCACCCTCGTGGCCCGGCTGTCCGACGGACCGGAGACCCGGGCCGTCGACTCCGACCGCGCCGACCGCCTCCACGCCGCCATCCGCCGCCTGCCCACCGAGCAGGCCCGGGCCGTGGTGATGGCCTCGCTCTACGGCATGACGTGCACCGAGGTCGCCGCCGTCGAGGGCGCCCCCGTCGGCACGGTCAAGACCCGCATCCACGCCGCCATGCGCAAGCTGCGCGCCGCTCTCGTCGACCTCGATCCCGAGCTGGGCCGGGCCTATCCATGACCTCCGACCACGCCCCCCGCCCGGCCATGACCTGCGCCGAGGCCCGGACCGTGCTCCCCGAGCTCGGCCTCGACATCCTGCCCGGGGACGTGCGGGCCGCCGCCCTCACCCACGTCGAGGAGTGCGCCGT is a window encoding:
- a CDS encoding sigma-70 family RNA polymerase sigma factor, which gives rise to MSTQPGLPAERLSDEALLAGLAAGDSDASVAFVRRFQSRVFGLALTIVGDAGAAEDVAQRAFVQAWRHAATFDPRRGSARTWLTTITRNLAIDSLRVRRGVPVDPEQLTTLVARLSDGPETRAVDSDRADRLHAAIRRLPTEQARAVVMASLYGMTCTEVAAVEGAPVGTVKTRIHAAMRKLRAALVDLDPELGRAYP